The following are encoded in a window of Phaseolus vulgaris cultivar G19833 chromosome 3, P. vulgaris v2.0, whole genome shotgun sequence genomic DNA:
- the LOC137806498 gene encoding protein PLASTID REDOX INSENSITIVE 2, chloroplastic-like has protein sequence MSSSASLLPFSVSSSSSSTRSSLLPSSTPFCYSQRRSISTSATFKQRRFSFPAVKGRRKFPALPFSSTKRLIVRAAEYKFPDPIPEFADAETGKFKSHLLQKLTDKDIYGESVEEVVGICTEIFSTFLHSEYGGPGTLLVLPFVDMADTLNEQGFPGGPIAARAAITWAQNNVDKDWREWNKADKK, from the exons ATGAGTTCTTCTGCTTCTCTTCTACCCTTctctgtttcttcttcttcttcttcaacccgttcttctttgcttccttcCTCCACTCCCTTCTGCTACTCGCAACGCCGCTCAATCTCAACCTCTGCCACATTTAAACAGCGCCGCTTCTCATTTCCTGCTgtcaaaggaagaagaaagttcCCAGCTTTACCATTTTCATCCACCAAAAGGCTTATTGTGAGAGCTGCTGAGTACAAATTCCCTGACCCAATTCCCGAATTTGCAGATGCC GAGACAGGAAAATTCAAAAGCCACCTTCTCCAAAAGCTTACAGATAAGGATATATATGGAGAATCCGTTGAGGAAGTTGTAGGAATTTGCACTGAG ATTTTTAGCACTTTCTTACACTCCGAGTATGGAGGTCCTGGTACACTCTTGGTCCTTCCTTTTGTTGACATGGCTGATACCCTCAACGAACAAGGATTTCCTGGTGGCCCAATAGCTGCACGTGCTGCTATCACGTGGGCACAAAATAATGTTGACAAAGACTGGAGAGAATGGAATAAAGCtgataaaaaatag